GGCCGCAAGTCTTTGCCATTGTGAAAAATCCCTGCTGAATCCTTGTTTCCCCCGTGCCCTTACAGGTTGAACAAGTCTCAGGTTTTTTCCCAGGTTTAGAGCGTGATCCGTTACATGACCGGCACGTCTCCCATCTCGGGAGATTCAGTTCTTTCTCAACACCGTATACGGCTTCATGCAGGGTTAAGTCAAGGTCATATCTGAGGTCATGCCCCTTTACAGGCCGAGTCCTTCCGCCTGCAGCGCTGCCAAAAAAGCTTCCGAATATATCTCCAAAGATATCTCCGAAATCAGATGCTCCGCTGAAACCGCCGAAACCGGCACCCATGCCTTCTGCTGAGCCGAACTGGTCATAATTAGCTCTCTTATTCTGATCGCTGAGGCATGAATAAGCCTCATTAATTTTTTTAAACTTTTCTGTGCTCTCATTGTCACCCGGGTTTCTGTCAGGATGGTATTTGAGCGCAAGTCTCCTGTAAGCTTTTTTTAATTCATCTGCAGATGCGCTTCTCTCAACCTCTAAAATACTGTAGTAGTCTTCGCTCAATTGTTGCTTTCCTTATTTATCCTTGTCTGTTTCCTCAAATTCTGCATCAACAACATCATCTTTTTGCCCTTGCCCTGAAGAAGCTTCCTGATGGTCTCCATGCTGGGCGCCTGCCTGCTCTGCTCCCGCAGAGGTTGTCTTGTATATCTCTTCAGCAAGTTTATGCGATGCCTTGGTCAGTTCCTCAACTGCTTCCTTCAGCTTGTCAGCGTTATCGGTAGTGTCTTTCAGTTTTTTGCATTTATCAATTGCATCATTGAGCTTTCTCTTCTCTTCTTCTGATATCTTGTCGCCATGTTCTTTAACTGACTTCTCTACCGAATATACGAGCGTGTCCGCCTCGTTCTTTGCCTCAGCGAGGGCGCGCCTCTTTTTATCCTCTTCAGCATGAGATTCTGCGTCAACAGTCATCTTCTTTATCTCTTCTTCAGATAATCCGCTTGTAGCCGTAATCCGGATAGACTGTTCCTTGCCGGTTCCCTTGTCTTTTGCTGCTACGTGAAGGATTCCATTTGCATCTATATCAAAAGCTACCTCTATCTGAGGAATGCCTCTTGGGGCAGGCGGGATACCGGCAAGTTCAAAATTGCCGATAAGCTTATTGTCATTTGCCATCTCCCTTTCTCCCTGGCATATCTTTATCGAAACTGCAGGCTGGTTGTCTGCCGCGGTAGAGAAGACCTGGCTCTTCTTTGCAGGGATGGTTGTATTTTTCTCAATGAGTTTAGTAAAGACGCCTCCCAATGTCTCAATACCGAGTGAAAGCGGGGTTACATCAAGGAGCAGAACATCCTTTACGTCACCCTTAAGCACGCCTCCCTGAATAGCAGCTCCGGCAGCGACTACCTCATCAGGGTTTACACCTTTTGAAGGCTCTTTTCCAAAGAAATCCTTGACTATCTGCTGAACTCTTGGAGTTCTGGTCTGCCCGCCTACAAGTATTACTTCATGAATGTCGCTTGGCTTAAGGCCGGCATCGGCAAGAGCGGTTTTACATGGCCCGATTGTTCTGTCGATAAGGTCGCCTACAAGCTGTTCAAGTTTGGCGCGTGACAGTTTTATTACAAGATGCTTTGGCCCGCTTGCATCAGCTGTGATGAAGGGCAGGTTTATTTCCGTCTCCATAGCTGTAGAAAGTTCGATCTTGGCTTTTTCGGCATTTTCTTTAAGTCTCTGAAGAGCCATCTTATCATTATGAAGGTCGATACCTGAGTCTTTTTTAAACTCCTCTACAAGCCAGTCCATGATCTTCAGGTCAAAGTCATCACCGCCAAGGTAGGTATCACCGTTTGTGGATTTGACCTCAACAACACCTTCTCCGATCTCAAGGATAGAGACGTCAAACGTTCCGCCGCCGAGATCATAGACTGCGATCGTCTCCTCTTTCTTTTTATCCATACCGTATGCAAGAGATGCTGCGGTCGGTTCATTTATTATCCTTAGGACGTTCAATCCTGCTATCTTTCCTGCATCTTTTGTTGCCTGACGCTGGCTGTCGTCAAAGTAAGCAGGAACGGTTATGACCGCATCTGAGACTGTTTCGCCGAGATAATCTTCAGCAGCCTGCTTTAACTTCTGGAGTATCATCGCAGATATCTCAGGCGGAGAGTATGTTCTGCCGTGAGCCTCTACATGTGCGTCATTATTTGATGCCTTGACTATCTTGTATGGAAGTTTTTTTATCGCCTGTTTTGATTCGTTCGAATCAAACT
This DNA window, taken from Nitrospirota bacterium, encodes the following:
- the dnaK gene encoding molecular chaperone DnaK, yielding MGKVIGIDLGTTNSAVAVMQGGEPTIIANQEGNRTTPSIVAFTDKGERLIGQIAKRQAITNPENTIFSIKRLMGRKFDSNESKQAIKKLPYKIVKASNNDAHVEAHGRTYSPPEISAMILQKLKQAAEDYLGETVSDAVITVPAYFDDSQRQATKDAGKIAGLNVLRIINEPTAASLAYGMDKKKEETIAVYDLGGGTFDVSILEIGEGVVEVKSTNGDTYLGGDDFDLKIMDWLVEEFKKDSGIDLHNDKMALQRLKENAEKAKIELSTAMETEINLPFITADASGPKHLVIKLSRAKLEQLVGDLIDRTIGPCKTALADAGLKPSDIHEVILVGGQTRTPRVQQIVKDFFGKEPSKGVNPDEVVAAGAAIQGGVLKGDVKDVLLLDVTPLSLGIETLGGVFTKLIEKNTTIPAKKSQVFSTAADNQPAVSIKICQGEREMANDNKLIGNFELAGIPPAPRGIPQIEVAFDIDANGILHVAAKDKGTGKEQSIRITATSGLSEEEIKKMTVDAESHAEEDKKRRALAEAKNEADTLVYSVEKSVKEHGDKISEEEKRKLNDAIDKCKKLKDTTDNADKLKEAVEELTKASHKLAEEIYKTTSAGAEQAGAQHGDHQEASSGQGQKDDVVDAEFEETDKDK